CGTCGCCCGCAACGACCAGAACGCCGCCCTTGGGATCGGTGCCATAGGCGTTCCCATGCCGGAGCGCATCGCCCGACCGGTCCACCCCCGGGCCCTTGCCATACCACATGGAGAACACACCCTCGACCTCGCAATCCGGGTCGAGCGTGGCCTGCTGGCTGCCCAGAACGGCCGTCGCGCCAAGGTCTTCGTTCACCGCGGGCATGAAGGTGATGTTCTTGTCCTTCAGCCGTTTCGTCACACGCCACATCTCAAGGTCGAGACCGCCGAGCGGCGAGCCACGATAACCCGACACGAAGCCCGCGGTCTTCAACCCTGCCTCCCGGTCGCGCCGCGCCTGATCGAACATGATCCGGACCAGCGCCTGTGTCCCGGTCAGGAACACGCGGCCCTCGGTCAGGTCGTAGCGGTCGGTGAGCCTGTAATCGGGATGGGTGGCTGGTGCATGCAGCATGGCGGGTCCTCCTGTTGTCACGATGATACCCGGAGACAGGCGGATTCCCTTCCCAGATTTCGCAGGGTGCGGTAGAGTGTTGAAATGCCAATCCGCATGTGAACGGAAAAGTGAAATGCCAGACCAGATTGCGCTGGACGACCGCGACCGCGTGCTGATCCGCGCCCTGCAGCGCGACAGCCGTATCTCGAACGCCGATCTGGCCGAGATCGCGGGTATGTCGGTTTCCGCCTGCTGGCGCCGGGTCAAGGCGCTGGAGGAGGCGGGCGTCATCCGCCGCTACGCCGCCGTCATCGACCCGGAGCGCATCGGTTTAGGCTTCCAGGCACTGACCCATGTGGAAATGGTGCGCCACGACCCCGAGAATGTGGCCTCCTTCATCCACGCGGTGGAAGCGCGGCCCGAAGTGCAGGAATGCTGGGCCACGACCGGGCAGGCAGATTACACCATGCGCGTGGTGGTCGCCGACATCGCGGCCTACAACCGGTTTCTGGAAGACTTCCTCTTCCGCCAGCCTGCGGTGCGCGCGGCCCAGACCAACGTGGTTCTGCGCGACGTGAAACGGGCGGCCAACGTCCTTCTTTGATTGCCGCCTCCAATGCGCGCTATTGATCGTTGCGCCCTTGGCCATGCTAGGGTTTTCCGAACAGGAGACCCCGATGACCCGCACGATATTCTTCTCCCTCGTCAGCCTCGCCATCGCGGCGACCTGCCTTGCCGTTCTGACCGTCCTCACCGGGCGTTGGGATGCGCTCCGGGGTGTGCCACTGACCGGGCAGATCGTGCTCAATGACATCGCGGTGCCCGCCGATTACGTCATCGACCCGCTGGTCATCTCCGACGAGCTGGTGGCGCGAATGCAGAAGCGGTCGGAGGCGGATCTCGCGCTCAACATCCTTCTGGGTGAAAACGGGAACGAGCTTCTGCGCGACCGGGCCATTCCGCGTCTGGTCAACGCCGGCGTGGTGCGCCGGATGCTCGACGAGATGGAAGGGCTTGGGACCGTCATCGCCTTTGGCGACTACCACGCCTTCGGGCGGGTGCGGGTCACCAACCGTGGCGAGGACGTGCTGAACACCGTGGCACTTGTCATGCCGGAGATCGCGCGGGCGGAGCGGAGTGGCGAGCCGCTCGAGGTGCGCGCCCACGAGAACGGCCTCATGTCCGTGGCGCTGGATACGCTCGACCCGGGCGAGGCGGCAGAGATTGCCGTCTGGTTCACTTCGACCCCCGACGCATTGCTGGCGCAGGAAGACAGCTTTGGTCTGGGTGCGCTTGGCGCGCTGCGCGGTGAGATGCATGTTTATCGTCCGTCAACCGGCTGGAACGGGGCCGAGCTTCAGGTGCGGCCATGGGCACGTTGGATCGTCGCGGCGGTGCTCTCGGCGGTTTGTGTCGCGGCCCTCGCCACGCTCGCTCTCCTGATCGCCGGGGCGATACGGGGCCGTCGGGTCAGCCGCGCTTGATCTTGCCGATCGCCCCGCGCGTGGGATCATAACCCCAGGCCGCCAGCGTAAAGGCGATTCCCGCCACGCCCAGCACAACCAGCGCCGAAATCCACGCGAATTTCCCGTAAGCCGCATAGCGGATCAACTCGATCGCATGTGTGAAGGGGTTGCAGACGGCGAGCCAGTAGAGCACTTCCGCCCCGCTTTCGCGCAGTTTCCACAGCGGATAGAGCGCGGTGGACATGAAAAACATCGGGAAGATCACGAAGTTCATCATGCCTGCGAAGTTCTCGATCTGCTTGGCGTAGACCGTGATGACGAGGCCGATCGACCCAAGCATCATACCCGACAGAAAGATCGCCGGCAGGATGTAGACCATCCCGGGCAGCGTCATCCAGAACCCGAAGACCGCCGCCAAGGCGAGGAACACATAGATCTGGAACGCCGCGAGAATGGTCGCGCCGAGGATCTTCGCGAACAGGAGGAAGGTCCTCGGCAGCGGCGAGACGAGCATCACGCGCATCACGCCCGCCTCGCGGTCGTAGACCATCGACAGAGCCGACTGCATGCACTGGAAGAGCACGATGATCCCGCAGAGGCCCGGCAGGATGTATTCCTGATAGGGCGTGTAGGTCTCGTAAGGCTCGATGATCGAGATGCCGAGGAGGTTGTGAAGCCCGGTCGCAAAGATGAAAAGCCACAACGACGGGCGCACGATGGCCGAGAGAAGCCGCTCCCGCTGGCGAATGAACTTCAGGATTTCCCGCTCGGTAACGGCGTAAAGCCCCAAGAGGTAGCGTGGTGAAGCGTCCCTAGTCGCAGGCAAATTCGGCCTCGTCCTGTCCCAGCGTGTCCAACGTGTTCAACTGGTGCATGAAGCCCTCGATGGGCGCAATATCGACGATGGCATTGTGCGTGGCGAGAAGGATGGGCATCCTTAGCTGACCGTTCCAGGGCCGGAATGTCATCGGGACGCCTTTCGAACCGTCCAGCCGGAGCCGGTCCGACCGTAGGAAATCGCCCTCGGCCCCCGGCTCGCGGGACTTGGCAAAGGCGGTCAGGACCGCGCGGGCGGCGACCCAGGTGGACCAGTCCTGCCAGCCCATGCGACGCCCGGTCACGGACTCGAACCGCGAATTCACCTGCGGTGCGCCGTAGCGTTCGAGCGCCCAGTGCCACTCGGCAGGCACAAGGCCCGTCGCGCCCACCACGGGCCGGGGCAGGGCGGTCTGGAACGGGACGTAGCGGGAGTATTCGCCGTAATCGTCCGCGATCACGATCACGTCGTAGTCCCGGATGCCGCCCGTGAGCAGCATGATGTTGTTCTCTTCTCGGAGCGCCGGATTGGTGGAGAGGTCGAACTCTCGCGTCTCGACCACGTTGACCCGCATCCGTTCGGCTGCCTCCGCAAAGCTCGCTGCGCGGGCGACATCGCGCTCGGTCTTGCCATGGAGCAGCAGAACCCTTGTCCATTCCTGCCGGACGAGGTGCTGGATCAACGCGTCCGAGATCATCCGGTCCGACGCTGCCGTATGGAGCAGGCCGGGATAACAGGTGCGGCGCAGGCTGTCCTCGGGCGCGGTGGTGTTCAAGATCGTCGCCGCACCGTTCACGGCCTCGGCCAGAGCCGCGACGGAAGGGGCCGGCAGATCGGCGACGATGTATTCGATCCCCGCCGCCACCATACGTTCACCCGCGCCGGCGACGGTTTCGGGCCGCACGCGCATTTCATCCAGCGTCACCGTCAGCCCCCGCGCGTCGGTCAGGATCTTCATGTCCTCGACGGCGAGCTTTACCCCCTCGAAGGTGTCTCCCTGTGGGCGAAGGGCGATCCGGGCATAGGCGAAGGTTTCGTCATAGCGCGGGTCGTTTTCCAGCGCGATGTAACCGATGGTGATGTCCTCGGCCCTCGCGGGCAGGGCCAAGGAGACGAGCGCGAGAAGAGCGAAGAGCCGGATCAATCGTCGATCACTACGGTATGGGGCACACGGCCCGTGGGAATCGAGCGGATCGGGCGCAGCGTCTCCATATCGACCAGCGTGATGTCGTCGGATAGCCCGTTCGACACCACCGCCACCTTTTCATCACCCGTCAGGGCGACGGACCAGGCCCGGCTGCCGACGAGGACATATTCGATGACCTCTTTCGTATGCGCGTCGATCACCGCGATATGATTGGCGCGGCCAAGGCTGATGATGCCGCGCGAGCCGTCTTCGGTAATGGCCATCCCGACCGGGGTCACATCCTCGGGCCGGAAACCAGGCGGCAGGAATTCGAGTACCTCCTTGATCTCATTCGTGTCGCGGTCGATCACATAGATCTCCGACGACAGCTCGGCGCTCACCCAAAGCTCGTTGGTGTCGGGCGTCAGGACGAACCTGCGTGGCCGCGTGCCCACGATGATGTTGTCGGTCACGACGCCTTGTCCCGCGTCCACCACATGCACCATGTCGGCCACTTCCGAGGTCACGTAGACCGTGCTGCCATCTTCGGTCCCGATCACGCCCTCCGGCTCGGCCCCGGTCGGCACATCGTGGATCGCGATCCGGCTTTCCATGTCGATCACCTCGAGCATGGAGTCCTCTTCGTTCGAGACATAGACGACGCTTTCGTCCGGCGAAAAGGCGAAGACCTCGGGCGAGGGGCCGGTTGGGATCTGGTCCACCACCTCCAGCGTTTCGATGTCTATCACGTCGATCACGTCATCGTCGCCGCATGCTACATAGAGCAGCGTCTGCGCCGCGTTCATCTTCATGTCGCGCGGTCGACGCGAGGTCTCAATCTTTTTCACCACGTTGAAGTCCTGGTCATAGACCCAGACATCATGGCTTTTCTCGTTGGACACGAAGATGAGCCCCGTGTCCTTTGCCGTCGCCGAGAGGGGAAGGGCGGCCAGGGCCGCCGCCAAAAGGAACTGTTTCATCAGCGCACCACGAAGGTGCCTTTGAGGCCCCGTTCCTCGTATCCCGGCACGTAGAAGTCGTAGTCGCCCGGCCGGATCGGCACGAACCAGATGTCGATGGTTCCCTCGTCATCGAACTCGACCGA
The Maritimibacter sp. DP1N21-5 DNA segment above includes these coding regions:
- a CDS encoding ABC transporter permease; the protein is MPATRDASPRYLLGLYAVTEREILKFIRQRERLLSAIVRPSLWLFIFATGLHNLLGISIIEPYETYTPYQEYILPGLCGIIVLFQCMQSALSMVYDREAGVMRVMLVSPLPRTFLLFAKILGATILAAFQIYVFLALAAVFGFWMTLPGMVYILPAIFLSGMMLGSIGLVITVYAKQIENFAGMMNFVIFPMFFMSTALYPLWKLRESGAEVLYWLAVCNPFTHAIELIRYAAYGKFAWISALVVLGVAGIAFTLAAWGYDPTRGAIGKIKRG
- a CDS encoding Lrp/AsnC family transcriptional regulator — its product is MPDQIALDDRDRVLIRALQRDSRISNADLAEIAGMSVSACWRRVKALEEAGVIRRYAAVIDPERIGLGFQALTHVEMVRHDPENVASFIHAVEARPEVQECWATTGQADYTMRVVVADIAAYNRFLEDFLFRQPAVRAAQTNVVLRDVKRAANVLL
- a CDS encoding PQQ-dependent catabolism-associated beta-propeller protein, coding for MKQFLLAAALAALPLSATAKDTGLIFVSNEKSHDVWVYDQDFNVVKKIETSRRPRDMKMNAAQTLLYVACGDDDVIDVIDIETLEVVDQIPTGPSPEVFAFSPDESVVYVSNEEDSMLEVIDMESRIAIHDVPTGAEPEGVIGTEDGSTVYVTSEVADMVHVVDAGQGVVTDNIIVGTRPRRFVLTPDTNELWVSAELSSEIYVIDRDTNEIKEVLEFLPPGFRPEDVTPVGMAITEDGSRGIISLGRANHIAVIDAHTKEVIEYVLVGSRAWSVALTGDEKVAVVSNGLSDDITLVDMETLRPIRSIPTGRVPHTVVIDD